The Chryseobacterium sp. JV274 sequence ATTAAAAAAGGTAAAGTGGGTTCTATGCTGAATGTGGCAGGATCAGAAGAAACCAGATCATTTCAGAAACTGGCAATGCAGTCTAGGCTTAAAATTCCTTTGCTGTTTGGGCAGGACGTTATCCACGGATATCGTACCACATTTCCTGTAAATCTGGGGCAGGCGGCAAGCTGGGATATGGGAATGATAGAAAAATCGGAAAGAATTGCTGCAACAGAAGCGGCGGCATATGGGATTCACTGGACGTTTGCTCCAATGGTGGATATTGCCAGAGATCCGAGATGGGGAAGAGTAATGGAAGGTTCCGGAGAAGATACTTACCTGGGAACAAAAATAGGATTGGCAAGGATCAAAGGATTTCAGGGCAGAGGTTTGGGAAGTCTTGATGCCGTGATGGCCTGTGCAAAACATTTTGCAGCATACGGTGCAGCAGTAGGCGGAAGAGATTACAATTCTGTAGATATGAGCCTCAGACAGCTGAATGAAACGTACCTTCCTCCGTTTAAAGCTGCTGCTGAAGCAGGAGTAGCTACTTTTATGAACTCTTTCAATGACATCAACGGAATTCCGGCGACAGCCAACAAATATATTCAAAGAGACCTTTTAAAAGGAAAATGGAACTATAAAGGTTTTGTGGTTTCAGACTGGGGAAGCATCGGGGAAATGGTTCCTCACGGTTATGCCAAAGATGCTAATGAAGCGGCTGAAAAAGCAATACAGGGTGGAAGTGATATGGATATGGAAAGCCGTGTCTATATGGCAGAACTTCCAAAACTGGTGAAAGAAGGAAAAGTAGACCCCAAACTGATAGATGATGCAACAGGAAGAATTTTAACCAAAAAATTTGAAATGGGTCTTTTTGATGATCCTTACCGGTTCAGCAATGAAAAGAGACAGAAAGAACAGACCGATAATCAGGAGAACAGAAAATTCGGAAGAGAATTTGGTTCAAAAAGTATTGTTCTTCTTAAAAACCAGGGAAATATTCTTCCCCTTTCAAAAACTACGAAAACAGTTGCTCTGATTGGCCCTTTTGGTAAAGAAACAGTGGCAAATCATGGGTTCTGGTCTATTGCTTTTAAAGATGATAACCAAAGAATCGTTTCACAATTTGACGGAATTAAAAATCAACTGGATAAAAATTCCACTTTACTTTATGCAAAAGGCTGTAATGTCGATGATCAGGACAGAACCCAGTTTGCAGAAGCTGTAGAAACGGCAAAGAAAGCGGATGTAGTGATTATGACATTGGGAGAAGGACATGCGATGAGTGGAGAAGCAAAAAGCAGAAGTAATATTGGGTTTACAGGAGTTCAGGAAGATTTATTGAAAGAAATTGCCAAAACAGGCAAGCCAATCATTCTGATGATTAACGCCGGAAGGCCTTTGA is a genomic window containing:
- a CDS encoding glycoside hydrolase family 3 N-terminal domain-containing protein, whose translation is MKRAYFLLAFSALGMNAYGQKTIDQKVAELLSKMTLEEKVGQMVQYSGFEYATGPQKSNSAAVLEEIKKGKVGSMLNVAGSEETRSFQKLAMQSRLKIPLLFGQDVIHGYRTTFPVNLGQAASWDMGMIEKSERIAATEAAAYGIHWTFAPMVDIARDPRWGRVMEGSGEDTYLGTKIGLARIKGFQGRGLGSLDAVMACAKHFAAYGAAVGGRDYNSVDMSLRQLNETYLPPFKAAAEAGVATFMNSFNDINGIPATANKYIQRDLLKGKWNYKGFVVSDWGSIGEMVPHGYAKDANEAAEKAIQGGSDMDMESRVYMAELPKLVKEGKVDPKLIDDATGRILTKKFEMGLFDDPYRFSNEKRQKEQTDNQENRKFGREFGSKSIVLLKNQGNILPLSKTTKTVALIGPFGKETVANHGFWSIAFKDDNQRIVSQFDGIKNQLDKNSTLLYAKGCNVDDQDRTQFAEAVETAKKADVVIMTLGEGHAMSGEAKSRSNIGFTGVQEDLLKEIAKTGKPIILMINAGRPLIFNWAADHIPTIVYTWWLGTEAGNSIADVLFGTVNPGGKLPMSFPRTEGQIPVYYNHYNTGRPAKNNTDRNYVSAYIDLDNDPKYPFGYGLSYADFKYSDMVLSSASLTGNQTLNISVTVSNTGKYDGEEVVQLYIRDLFGKVVRPVKELKGFQKVLIKKGESKKVEFKLTPEDLKFFDDNLNFDWESGEFDIMIGTNSQNVQTKRINWTK